One segment of Brassica napus cultivar Da-Ae chromosome C3, Da-Ae, whole genome shotgun sequence DNA contains the following:
- the LOC106385956 gene encoding uncharacterized protein DDB_G0283697 isoform X1: protein MGCGSSRLGGGAAARAGEGGVVPLPEGIRPLLRRRLEEMKKRSHASVLKGNQTQSTKELLRHGSSEDGEEAEENDDSLKLSAKVAPAPDHHVEDKKEVIYEKISSIKNVKEGEKVVKKQDEKIDDVISIKKEGNDEDIIVKKQGDDGLDHDDHDEGRMSNFDERMICPGSPSFRVYCINVTSSDDDDDDDDDKEKDGEDKRKSMETQSVIIEPKEVEPKEITTQENESIVKKEKKERKGKRFGMALPRKYLANVTAPCYAGAGRGCMGNNTDHSRVVQEKSSQ, encoded by the exons ATGGGTTGCGGTAGCTCAAGGCTAGGAGGTGGTGCGGCGGCGAGAGCGGGTGAGGGCGGCGTTGTGCCACTTCCGGAGGGAATACGTCCGCTTCTCAGGAGGAGATTAGAGGAGATGAAGAAACGGAGCCATGCAAGCGTCTTGAAAGGAAACCAGACGCAGTCGACGAAGGAGCTTCTAAGGCACGGCTCCTCTGAGGACGGAGAGGAGGCGGAGGAGAACGACGACAGCTTGAAGCTGTCGGCTAAGGTGGCTCCTGCGCCTGATCATCACGTGGAAGATAAGAAAGAAGTTATTTATGAGAAGATCTCTTCgataaaaaatgttaaagagGGGGAAAAGGTTGTGAAGAAACAAGATGAGAAAATTGATGATGTCATCTCTATTAAGAAAGAAGGAAATGATGAGGACATCATTGTTAAGAAGCAAGGAGATGATGGTCTTGATCATGATGATCATGATGAAGGGAGGATGAGTAATTTTGATGAGAGGATGATATGTCCTGGATCTCCAAGCTTTAGGGTTTATTGCATTAATGTTACTTCTTctgatgatgacgatgatgatgatgatgataaag AAAAAGATGGTGAAGACAAGAGAAAGTCGATGGAAACCCAAAGTGTCATCATAGAGCCAAAAGAGGTAGAGCCAAAAGAG ATTACGACACAGGAAAATGAAAGCATTgtcaaaaaggagaaaaaagaaagaaaaggaaagagattCGGAATGGCATTGCCAAGGAAGTATTTAGCAAATGTAACTGCACCGTGCTATGCTGGTGCTGGTAGAGGATGCATGGGCAACAACACTGATCATTCTCGTGTGGTGCAAGAAAAATCAAGCCAGTGA
- the LOC106385267 gene encoding mitochondrial import inner membrane translocase subunit TIM8 produces the protein MDPNLANNPQLIQFLSQEKERAMANEVVAKITSSCWDKCVDKPGSKFSSSETSCLSNCALRYMDMTMLIMKRFQQQ, from the exons ATGGATCCTAACCTCGCAAACAACCCCCAATTGATTCAATTCCTCAGC CAAGAGAAAGAAAGGGCAATGGCGAACGAAGTGGTGGCGAAGATAACAAGCTCGTGCTGGGACAAGTGCGTGGACAAGCCAGGAAGCAAATTCAGCTCCAGCGAGACTTCTTGCCTCAGTAACTGCGCCTTACGATACATGGACATGACTATGCTCATCATGAAACGCTTTCAGCAGCAGTGA
- the LOC106385956 gene encoding mitotic apparatus protein p62 isoform X2 has protein sequence MGCGSSRLGGGAAARAGEGGVVPLPEGIRPLLRRRLEEMKKRSHASVLKGNQTQSTKELLRHGSSEDGEEAEENDDSLKLSAKVAPAPDHHVEDKKEVIYEKISSIKNVKEGEKVVKKQDEKIDDVISIKKEGNDEDIIVKKQGDDGLDHDDHDEGRMSNFDERMICPGSPSFRVYCINVTSSDDDDDDDDDKEKDGEDKRKSMETQSVIIEPKEITTQENESIVKKEKKERKGKRFGMALPRKYLANVTAPCYAGAGRGCMGNNTDHSRVVQEKSSQ, from the exons ATGGGTTGCGGTAGCTCAAGGCTAGGAGGTGGTGCGGCGGCGAGAGCGGGTGAGGGCGGCGTTGTGCCACTTCCGGAGGGAATACGTCCGCTTCTCAGGAGGAGATTAGAGGAGATGAAGAAACGGAGCCATGCAAGCGTCTTGAAAGGAAACCAGACGCAGTCGACGAAGGAGCTTCTAAGGCACGGCTCCTCTGAGGACGGAGAGGAGGCGGAGGAGAACGACGACAGCTTGAAGCTGTCGGCTAAGGTGGCTCCTGCGCCTGATCATCACGTGGAAGATAAGAAAGAAGTTATTTATGAGAAGATCTCTTCgataaaaaatgttaaagagGGGGAAAAGGTTGTGAAGAAACAAGATGAGAAAATTGATGATGTCATCTCTATTAAGAAAGAAGGAAATGATGAGGACATCATTGTTAAGAAGCAAGGAGATGATGGTCTTGATCATGATGATCATGATGAAGGGAGGATGAGTAATTTTGATGAGAGGATGATATGTCCTGGATCTCCAAGCTTTAGGGTTTATTGCATTAATGTTACTTCTTctgatgatgacgatgatgatgatgatgataaag AAAAAGATGGTGAAGACAAGAGAAAGTCGATGGAAACCCAAAGTGTCATCATAGAGCCAAAAGAG ATTACGACACAGGAAAATGAAAGCATTgtcaaaaaggagaaaaaagaaagaaaaggaaagagattCGGAATGGCATTGCCAAGGAAGTATTTAGCAAATGTAACTGCACCGTGCTATGCTGGTGCTGGTAGAGGATGCATGGGCAACAACACTGATCATTCTCGTGTGGTGCAAGAAAAATCAAGCCAGTGA